ACCGTCCCCAACGCCGACGGCCGGGACCGGCCGCTGGAGGTCGCCGGACAGATCGCCTTCACCCTCGCCGGCGAGACGCACACCCTCACCGTGTCGGGCAGTGACGGCAGCCGGCTCAGCGGCGTGATCGCGGACCTCACGAGCGGCCACGAGACGTACCGGTTCCGGTTCATCACGCTGCCCGCGCCGGACGCGGAGGGCCGGACGGTGCTCGACCTCAACCGCGCCTACCTGCCGCCGTGCGCCTTCGCCGACCACTTCGTCTGCCCGTTCCCGCCGCCGGGCAACCGGCTGCCGCTGTCCGTCGAGGCGGGGGAGCGGCACGTCGTGACCGGCTGACGGCGAGGCCCGACGCCCGACGGCGCCGGGCCGGGCGTGGGGCACGGAGCGGCGCCGGCAGTGGCGCTGGAGGTGGTGCCGGAAGCGATGCCTGAAGTGGTGCCGGGGGTGACCCCGGGCGGCCGGTCGACAGGAGCATGGTCGAGCATGGGTCCTTATGGCGACTGAACAACCCTCCACGTCCACGGCGACCTCCACTGCCATGGCCGCGCAGAGCACCGACCCTGTCGACGACGCATCGGCAGGACCGGGGGCCGCGCCCGAGCGCCTCCTGGTGGGCGCGGAGGTCGGTGTCCGGGGCGGGCGGCTGCGGAGGGCCGCCCGGGGGCCCTCGCCGACATCGGCCCGCTGCGCGACCACCCGGATTACCGGCGGGTCTGGTTCGGCCAGACCGTCTCCTCGGTCGGCCAGCAGATGACCGCCGTCGCGGTCGCCGTCCAGGTCTACGCCCTCACCCACTCGCCCTTCGCCACCGGCCTGGTCGGACTCTTCTCGCTCGTCCCGCTGATGGCCTTCGGCCTGTGGGGCGGTGCGATCGCCGACACCGTCGACCGCCGCCGCCTCGGCCTGATCGGCTCGGCAGGCCTCGCCGCCGTCTCGGTGGTGCTGGCGGGCCAAGCCCTGCTCGGCCTGCACGCCGTCGCCCTGCTGTACGCGGCCGTCGCCGTTCAGGCGGGCTTCTTCGCCCTGTCGTCCCCGGCCAGGTCGTCGATGGTGCCCAGGCTCGTCCCCCGCGAACAGCTCGCCGCCGCCAACGCCCTCAACACCGTCAGCATGAACCTCGGCATGACCGTCGGCCCCATGCTCGGTGGCCTGCTCATCGGGGCGTACGGTGCGCAGGCCGCGTACCTCGTGGACGCCGTCGCCTTCAGCGCCACGCTGTACGCGATGTGGCGACTGCCGTCCATGCGGCCGCTCGGCGACCGCACCGGCCGGGCGTCCGTCCTGGACGGCCTGCGGTTCCTGCGCAGCCAGCCCAACCTCCGCACCAGCTTCCTCGCCGACCTCGCCGCCATGATCTTCGGCCTGCCCCGGGCGCTGTTCCCCGCGATCGCCTTCGGCTTCTACGGCGGCGGGGCCGGCACCGTCGGCCTGCTCGTGGCAGCCCCGGCCGTCGGCGCCCTCGGCGGCGCCCTGTTCTCCGGCTGGATCGGCCGGGTCCACCGCCACGGCGCCGCCGTCCTCGCCTCCGTCACCGGGTGGGGCCTGGCCATCGCCGCCTTCGGCCTCGTCCACAACCTGTGGCTCGGCCTGCTGTTCCTCGCGGCGGCCGGCTGCGCCGACACCGTCAGCATGATCTTCCGCAACACGATGATGCAGGTGGCGGCGCCGGACGAGATGCGCGGACGGCTCCAGGGCATCTTCATCGTCGTGGTGGCCGGCGGGCCCCGCCTCGGCGACTTCGAGTCCGGCACCGTCGCCGCCCTCACCTCCCCGGCCGTCTCCGTCGTCACCGGCGGCATCGCCTGCGTCGCCGCCGTCCTCCTCCTCGCCGCCCGCCGCCCCGCCTTCCTCCGCTACGACGCCCGCCACCCCACCCCGTGATCCCCCGGCCCCACCCCTGACCAGCCCCGACACCACCCGGCGACGCCACCCGAAACCTGGCAGCGAGCACCCCCGACGTGCTGTATTGTTTTCCACGTCGCCGGGAGACCGGAGACAAGGTCAAGAAGCCGAAGATCACCGACCCAGGTCGGCGGGACACGGCAACAAGACCACGGGACGTGGCGCAGCTTGGTAGCGCACTTGACTGGGGGTCAAGGGGTCGCAGGTTCAAATCCTGTCGTCCCGACAGTGGTCAGAGGGCCGGAGACATGAGTCTCCGGCCCTTTCGACATCCACGGGTGACATCAGCCTTGTCTGATCAGCGCCTCGCCGGCACCCCGGCGGCCGGGTCCTCTCCATCCTCGGGGTCGTCCGTACTGGCCTCGCCGACGATGCCGAGCGCGTCGTCCATCCGGTCTGCGGCCTCACGCAACGTCGTCTGCATGACGTGCGCATAGGTATCCAGGGTCATGGTGATGGTGCTGTGCCCCAGCGTCTCCATGATGGTCCGAACGGCGACCCCCTCGGCGAGCATCAGGGAGGCGCAGGTGTGCCGCAGATCGTGCACCCGGATCCGCCGCACGTTGGCCGCGGCACAGAGCGCCGCGAGGCTGCGGTTCAGGTTCCGCGGGTCCAGCGCCGTGCCGGTAAGCGTGGTGAAGACCAGCCCCTCGGGCTGGATGTCGAGGGGCTGCCACTCCATGCCCGCCTCGGCACGCTCCTGGAGCTGTTCCTCGCGCCGCTGGCGCAACTGGGCGACGCAGGACGCCGGCAGCGCGATCGTCCGCAGGGAGCGGGCCGTCTTGGGGGTTCCGAACACCAGGCTGCCCGTCACCCGCTGGAGGTTGCGCCGCACCCGGAACTGCCGCGCATTGAGGTCGATGTCCGACCAGGTCAACGCGAGCACCTCGCCTCGCCGCAGGCCCGTCGAGACGAGCAGCAGCCAGAGCGGGTACAGCCGATGGCCCCGGGCGGCCCGCAGCAGGAGACGGACCTCGGCCGCATTGAGCGGCTGGACCTCCTTGTGCGGCACGGAGGGGCGCTCCACCAGCCGGGCCACATTCCGGGCCAGCAGCTCCTCGCGCACGGCGCTCTGCAGCGAGGACCGGAGCACGGCATGGGCGTACTGGACCGTGCGCGCCGAGGGACGGCGCTGGCAGCACTTCCCGACCGCGCAGCACTCACGCTTGTCGGCGGCCCGGTTGTGGTCGACGCGGCGCAGGCAGCACAGGCAGCCGGCACGGAAGTCGGCGAGGAAGCGGCGCACGTCCGTCGGCGTCAGCCGGTTGAGCGGCTTCCGTCCGAGTGCCGGAACGATGTAGACCCGCGTGATGGGCTCGTAGCTGGACATGGTCGAGGGCTTGTACCGCTCGGGTGCGACGGTCCGGAGCCAGTAGTCCAGGTACTTGTCGAGCGGCATGCTGGAGGTGATGGCGGGGATTCCCTGCCGGGTCTTCTCCTGCATCTCCGTCAGCTTGCTGGCGACCTCAGCCCGGGTCTTGCCGTAGACCCACTTGCGGGCCCGGGTGCCGTCGGGCTTGTAGACGTACGCGGCGGCGGCGTACCGCCCGTCCTTGCGGCGGGTGATGGTGCCTTCGCCGTTGGCGCGCCTTGACACTAGTAGTTCTCCTCAACTCGGTTGCGCATGAAGGTGGCCACGTCGGCGGCATCGAATCGCCGGCAGCGGCCGATGGTGAAGCTGGGAAGTGCTCGTGACCGGATGAGGTCGTAGACCTTGCTGCGGCTCAGCCGGAGCGTGGCCATGACTTCAGGCACGGTCAAGGCAGCGGGCATCGCGGTGGACAAGAGGCTCCTCCGGGCAGTCGGTGACTCTGGGGGCAGGGCTGTCACTGCCGGTGTCACTGGCATCCGCGCAGGTCAGCGCCTTGCAGTGACATGAGTGACAGCTGTGACAGTCGGGGGGTGGTTTGGGCTGTCACACCTGCTCGGGGACGACGTAGGCGCCGCTGGCGTCGGTGTGGAGCTGCCCGTCCTTGGCCATGCGGGTGCACGTCTGGCGGGTGTTGGCGTAGTCGAGGCCGGTGGCGGTGGCGATGTCCTTGGGGCGGGTGCCGGGGTGGGTGCGGACGTGGGCGAGGATCGTGGCGCGGGTGTCGCCGATGGTGTGGTCGGTGGCGGGGCCGTCGAGCAGCAGCCAGTTGCCGCTCTCGGGCTGGAACGCGAGGGCGTGCTCGTTCTCGTCGACGTCGCGGCCGGTGATGTGCAGGACACCGTCGGCCTTGCCGCGGGAGCGCTTGAGGACGAGGGTGGCGTCGGCGGCGCCGGCGAGGCCATTGGTGCCGGAGACCTCGGCGAGGAAGTCGTCGGAGCCCATCTTGCGGACGTGGTGGACGAGGATCGTCGCCACCGAGTGGCGGTCGGCGACCTGCTTGACGTGGCCGATGGCGGCGTAGTCGGCGTCGTACGCGGCCACGCCCGGGGCGGAGCTGCCGCGGACCTTGGCAAACACGTCGATGACGACCAGACGGGCGTCCGGGTTCTGGGTGAGCCAGCGGTCGAGGGCGTCGGCGCCGCCTTGGGGCAGCGGCGGGAACTCGGTGACGATGGTCAGATCCCGGGGCGCCGGGCGGCCGGCGAGGAGCTTGCCCATGCGGGTCTTGAGGCGGCGCGGGGTGTCCTCCAGGGCGAGATAGAGCACGGGGCCCGCTTCGACGGGGACGGTGCCGAAGGCGGGCCGTCCGGCGGCGACGTCCAGGCCAAGGCCCAGGGAGAGCCAGGACTTGCCGACCTTGGGCGGTCCGGCGAGCAGGCTGACGCCCTCGGCGAAGAACCCGGGTACGGCCCACCGGGGTTCCGGGAAGTCGGTGGCCATCAGGTCGGCGGCGTTCCACACCGCGCGGGGCCTGGCGGGCCCCTGAGGGACCGCAGGGGCGGCCTGTGGCGGTTCGGGGCCCGGCTCGGCCCAGGAGGCTGGATCGGGGTCGGTTTCGTCGGGCCAGGGGGCGTCCTGCGGGTCGTCGTGGACGACGCGCAGGTGCGGCGTCGGGCGCGGGTCGTCGGGGCCCGCAGGGCGCGTCATGCCACGGCCCCGCCGGGCCGGCGGCCGTCCGGGGCGGCGCTGCTGTCGGTGGCGGAGCTGGCCATAGGGGTCCTCTCGGGCGTGGGATGGATACGTGGTGAGCCGGTGATCGGCGGCTTGAGTGATGCGGGGGCGGATAAGCGCTTATCCGCCCCCGCACGGCCCGGGCCGGTGGTCAGGCAGCGCGCGGGGCGTGTCCGGTGCCCCGGTCGAAACCGCGCCGGATGGTCCGCTCGCACACGGCCTCGGTCAGCCCGCACGCCAGCCCGGCCGTCAGGAGCTCGTCGTGGGCGAGCTGTTCGGGGACGGTGCCGGCAGTGATGAGCTGGCCGAGCCGGGCGGCGGACGCGAACAGCCGGTTTTTGCGGCCGGGTTGGCGCTGCGCGCGGACTTTGGCGCTTTCGCCGGTGAGGACGGCTTGCACGTAGGCGGTCTGGACGCGGATGCCCGCGCGGAGCGCCTCGGGGTCCGGCGCGTGGACGGGTGGTGCCGGTGGCGGGGTCAGTAGGGCGAGCAGGTTCTCGGGGGCGGGTGCGAGGGTGTTGGGGTCGGCGCCGGAGGCGAAGGCGTAGACGCCGTGTTCGGTGCGGGAGCCGGGGCCGACGAGGTAACCGGCGGTGCCGCGCACGTCGATCCCGGGTGCGACGGTGCCGGCCGAGTTGGTTACCTGGGTGTCGGGTGAGGCGGTGAGCCACAGGTGGAGGCCGCCGCTGGGGGTGGCCACGGTGGCGGTCGGCGGGATGTCGAAGCCGTGTCGGGTAGCGAGGGCTTGGAGGTTGGCGGGGCCGTCGTCGCCGTGTTTGACGTCGAGGTCGAGGCCGATGAGGTGGTGCGGGGGCCGGCCGCAGGCGATGCCGTAGGCGGTGGCCCACGGCGCCGCCTCGAACAGTTCCCGGAGCCGCTCCGGGTCGGTGGTGGCGTCGTGGACGCCGTGGCCGAGCAGGCCGCAGGCGCCCCGGCAGTGCGGGTCACGTGGGTGGGGGCTGGGGATCGCTGGTCGCTTGCTGCGGGCCAGCGGGAAGGACCACAGGCCCCGCGCGGCGGCGAACTGCGCGGCGGCCAGGGCGTGGTGCCAGTCGGGTGCAGGCACGAAAACCTCCGGGTCAGGGTGGTGATGACGAGGGCGGGGCCTGCGGTGCGGGTGGCCGCAGGCTCCGCTCCGGGGTGTGGTCAGGCCGCTTTGAGCTGGCGCGTGGTGCCGGTGGTCGTGGTGGTGGTGAGGGTGTCGGTCCAGGTGGTGCGCAGGGCGGCGCGGTCGTGGCGGTCGCAGGCCTCGGCGGTGGGCTTCTCGTCGTGGCGGATGGGCATCTGGAGGCCGAGGAAGTCGTGGCCGGCGGCGATGAGGGGCGGCTTGCCGGGGCCTGCGGACCACAGGGTCAGCGGCTCGTACCGGTCGGCGGGGGCCTTGGACCATCGGGCGAGGAACGCGGCGCTGTAGTGCGCTTCGTCGGTGAGCTGGGGCTCGGCGGCGAGGGCGGTGGCGAATAGGGGCCGCCACTTCGGGAAGCAGCAGGCAAGCGGGGCGTTCGCGGACAGCCGCAGGGAGCGCGTGCCGTCGTCGACGGTCAGCCAGCCGTCGGAGAGGTCGGCTCCCTGGGTGGGCTGGTAGGTCAGAGTGAGGTCGACGCGGTGGCGCCGGGCCGGGAACAGGGCCCGCAGGGCGGCGAGGTCGGCGCGAGTGAGCAGCACCTTCCACGGCGCGCCCTGGGCGGTGTCGGTGGCTTCCCGGCGGGCGAGGGCGAAGGTGTAGCGGTCGGTGGCGGCCGCGTACATGTGGGTGCCGGTGGCTTCGAGGTAGATGCCGTTCAGCACGGGCAGCGTGTCGTCGGTGCCGATGTGCGGGGTGAGCTGGCGGACGATCGTGGGCAGGTCGGTGAGGGTGACGCTCATGGCGGGTTCCTCCAGGTCAGGGCTAGAACAGGGCGTCCGGGGCGACGTGCTCGGCGGCGTTGTGCTGGGCCTTGCGGGCGGCCGTGCGGGCGGCGTCGTGGCAGGGCGGGCACCACGCGGCGAGGTCCCGCTTGGGCAGGGCGGCGGCCCGGTGCTCGGGCAGCAGCAGGTGCGCCGGGTCGGCGGGCGCGGCGAGCAGGCGGACGGTGCCGGCGCCGTGGTGGCGCTGGTAGCCGCCGTGCTCGCGGTCGCAGCGTCCGCCGTCCTTGGCGTGGGACTTGCCGCAGGCGCCGCGGCACTGGCAACGCCCGGCCGCGGCGGCCAGGACGGCCTGCCACAGGTCGGCGCCGGCCAGCGGCGGGGTACGGCCGGCCGTGCGGGGATTCGGGGGCATGATGGCCTTTCCGTCTCGTCTCGTACGGGCTGGATGGGCCCCGCAGCAGCCGCCTCTCTGCCAAGATCCGGAGGCTGCTGCGGGGATTTGTGCTGTCGGGCGCGGGCCCGGTTAGAACGGCGGGTCGGCGGTGAATCCGGCGCCGGCCGGCGCGGCTGCGGCGGGTGCGGGTCCGGCGGTGGTCCACGGGTCCGTGGCCTCGGCGGTGTTGGGCTGGCCGGTGCGCTGGGTCTTGGTGACCTTGGCGGTGGCGAAGCGCAGGGACGGGCCGATGTCGTCGAGGTCGAGGCCGAGCATGGAGCGGTTCTCGCCCTCGGGGGTCTGCCAGTTGTGCTGGACGAGGCGGCCGGTGGCGACCACGCGCATGCCCTTGGTGAGGGTGTCGGCGGTGTGTTCGGCGATCTCGCGCCAGGCGGTGGCCCGGAGGAACAGTGCGGTGCCGTCCTTCCACTGGCCGGTGGTCTTGTCGTAGGTGCGGGGGTGGAGGCGATGGTGAAGCGCGCCATCGCCACGCCGGCGGGGGTGAAGCGCAGTTCGGGGTCGTCGGTCAGGTTGCCGACGACGGTGATCGGGGTTTCTCCGACGGACACGGGGGCCTCCAAGGGCGCTCGGGTGTTCCGGGAGCGGGTCTGTCCGGTCCCCCGCACCGCCCGCGCCCCGGGCCGCTGGCTGCGGCGGGGTGCGGGCGGCACGGCCGGTCGGGCAGACCGGTCAGGCAGCGGTGAGCAGGTGCTCGATGCGGTAGGCCTCGTCCTCGTCGCGGGCGATGGCCTCGTCGTGGTCGGCGAGCCAGCGGCGAGAGCGGTGTTCGAGGCCGAGGTGGTGGCGGTTGCGCGCGAGGGTGTCGGCGGCGGTCGCGGTGCGGCCCATCTGGACGGCGTGGACGAGTTCGTGCACGAGGGTGGGGTGGAGCTGGGCCCGGTCGCGCATGGCGGCGATGTGCAGCAGGACGAGCACGGTGCCGTGGGCGGTGGGCACGGTCAGGCCCTGGGCGTCGCGGGCGATGCGCCGGTGGTGCTCGCGCTCCTTGGCGGCGCGCCACCAGGTGGGGGTGCCGCCGACCGATTCGACGGCGGCCCGGCCGAAGTCGGCGGGGTGGGCGAGGCGGACGAGGGTGGCCGGCATCCTCTCGCGCATGTGGCTCTCGACCCGGAGCGCTGCGTGGGGCAGGAGGCGGGTGACGGCGCGGCGCAGGAGGTAGGGGCCGTCGGGGTGCAGGGTCACGTTCTGGCTGGTCATTGCGGGTTCCTTCGGTTCAGCCGTGGGCGCGGGCGGCAGCGATGTCGAGGGCGCGGTGGACCTGGGCCGGGGTGCGACCTTCGGCGTCGTTCCAGCGGTCGACGGAGCGCACGGTGGGGTCCTGGGCGGTGAACTGCTCCATGAGGAAGCGGCGGGCGCGCATGGCGGTGGCCTCGGTGCCGTATCCGGCGGCGAGGACGGCGAGTTGGGCGCCGAGCAGGCAGCGGCGGCCCTGCTCGTCCCACAGCCGGCCCTGGCACCAGCCGTGGACGGTCAGGTAGCGGGACAGGAGCCGCAGGTGGGTGGCGGTGTCGATCGGCGTGGGGGCCGGTGGGCGGCGCCGCAGCCGGTCCAGCGCGGTGGGCTGCGGCCGGGTCAGGCCCAGGTCCCACGTGACCGGGGCCTGACCGTACGCGCAGGTCTCGGGGACCGGAACTCGGGTGGTGTGGGGCTGGGTGGCGAGGTAGGCCTCGATTTCGCGGACGAGGGCGCCGCCGTCGGCGATGAACGCGAGGTCCGGCATGGTGAGCAGGGCGGCAAGGCGGTTGGCGGGCATGGTGGTTCCTCCGTTCGGCGCGGGCGGCGCGTGGGGTCAGCGGGTCTGCTGGATGAGGGCGCCGAGGAGTTCGGGGCGGTTGGTGGAGCCGAGGTAGCGGCCGGCGGCCGTCCACAGGTGCCACCACTCGCCCGGGTGGATCGCATTGGCGGTGTGGGCGCAGGTGACGTCGCCGTGGGTGAAGACGTCGAGGACGACGTCCTGCTCGGGGCCGGGTTCGGTGGTGCTCGGGTGGGCGGGCATGGCGATCTCCGTTCAGCGCAGGTGGGCGAGGGAGTGGAACAGGGCGGTGATGGCGTGGTTCACGCTCGGGGCGATGCCGGTGGAGGCGAGGTAGAAGCCGAACAGCGCGGCGACGATCGCGCCGCTGTAGCTGACGGCGCCGAAGCGGAGCATCAGGGCGAGTGCGACGCCGAACAGCAGCGCGGCGGACACGGTGAACAGCACGAACGGGCTCCCTTCCCGGGAGGCTGGTTTGGGTGGATTTGGGCATGCTCGGTTGCCCCGGCGGACCTTTGCCGGCGCGGGATCGCCGCAGGTCGGAGGGGTGCCGGTGGCGGGCCGACCCCTGCCGGGGGTGTCCGCGCGGGGCGGTTTCGGGCAGGGGTCGGCAGGGGTGCCGACCGGGATTGCGAGGCTCTGACCTGCGGCTTTGTGTGGGTGGCGAAGGTCTGTCAGGGGTGTGAATCAGGACAGAACGGGCGGTAGGTCAGTCGGTGCCGTTGAGGCGGGCGGCTGCCGCGCGCAGGTCCGTCAGGGTGTAGCCGTTGGGTCGGGAGCCGTCCGGGAGGGTGATCCGGGCAGCCTCCAACTCGACCCCGAGGCCAGCCAGTTCGGTGCGCAGGGCCTTGCCGGCGCGGGACAGCCAGGCGGCGTCGGTCTCCCGGGTGGTGCGGCCGTAGCGGTCCGGGTCGATGTCGGCGAGGTGGCCGAGCAGGTCGGCGCTGCTGATCTGGCCGTCCCCGGTGGCCTCGGCGGCCCGGGCCATGTGGTCGAGGACGGTGCGGCGCACCACGGAGCCGAGGCCGTCGGTGCCGCCGGCGGCGGCGCTGACGCCGGTCTCCCGGGCCATGGCGGCCTCGATGGGGTCGTCGTAGTGACCGGGCAGGCACCCGGCCGCCTCGCGCAGCGCCACCCCGGCCTCGATCAGCGGCAGGATCTCGCCCGCGGCCTCGTCGATGAACAGGGACCGGACCTCGATCACCCCGGTGTCGGGGGTGGTCAGCCAGGCCCGGCCGCGGCTGGTCTTCTCGATCGGGATCTTCGAGGCGTCGTAGCCCTGGCCGACCATGCCGTCCCCGAGGACGACGTTCGAGGCGCCGGGCGATTCGACGCGCATGGCCATGCGGGCGGAGAGGTTGCCGCGCAGCCGCGGGGTGACGATCTCCGCCTCCGGGTACTGGGTGGCCAGCGCCAGGACGATGCCGACCGCGGCGCCGACCGCGGCGATCTGTGCCAGCAGCTCGGTGATCTCCTCGGCGTACTTGCCCGACGGGCCGTTCTTGGCGGTGTAGGTGGCGAGTTCGTCGATGATGACCAGCTCGATGCCGCCGAGCTTGTCGATCAGCTTCTCGTTCGCCTTCGACAGGCCCGCCTCGACCAGGATTTCGGTGCGGCGGTTCATCTCCTCGACCATCAGGCGCAGGAACTTGACGAGGCGTCCGGGGTTGCGGCGCACGAAGGTGGCCAGGGCGCGGGCGTGGGGGACGTATTCGCCGGCGCCCTTGCCGTCGAACAGCCGGATCCGCACGCGGGGGTCGAGCATCGCGGCGGCGAGCAGGTTGGCCAGGCCCATGCCCTTGCCGGAGCGGGTGGCGCCGGCGAACAGGAACGAGTAGTCCGAGAGGGTCGGGCGCAGGATGCTGCCGCGCTTGTCGAAGGCGAGGGGAAGCCGTCGCGCCAGGTGTTGACCTGCTTGGCGCGGCCGGCGACGAGGGGGTTGCGGCGGGTGGCGAGGAACGGGTTCTGTCCGCAGGCCCAGATCGCCATCCGGCGGCCGTTGGAGCCGACCTGGCGGATGTCGAGGTTGGTGCGGTCGATGCCCATGGCGGCGGCGATCTCGTCCGCCCGGTCGCGGGCCTTCTTCACGGTCACGTCGGGCAGGTCGATGACCGCGTGCCAGGCGTTCGGCACCGCGGGGTCGATTGCGCACGGGGTGACCATCGTGAGCCGCTGGGAGTCGCCGATGACCTTCGCGGCCTTGAACGCCCTGTCGAGCATCGACTCGGTCAGCGGATCGCCGTCCGACAGGGCCCGCACGTCGGCGTCCCACACGGTCTCGCGGTCGGGCTTGCGGCCGAGGAACGCCTCCATCGTCAGGACCGAGCCGAGGCCGAGCAGCAGGCCGGCGGTGCCGAGGGCGATGTAGCCGGCCAGGATGGCGGCGAGCGGGATGCCGTAGGCGACCAGCGCGCGGGCGAAGCGGATCCGACGGCGGTTGGACTTGGCCTTCTTGTGCGCGGCGACAGCTGTGACGGCCACCGCGAGGGCGGCCTCGGACTGCTTCTGCGCCAGCGCCCGGTCACCGGGCAGGAGGGTGAAGCGGGCCCGGCGGGCCAGGTCGCGGGCCTCGCGGGTGGCGATGTGGGCCTGGTGGCCGGCGGCCTGCACGTGAGCGCCCTCGAACCCGGCCGTCCACTGCGCGGAGCGCCGTATCCCGCGCCAGGCCTGGGCGGCGTGGCCGCGGTCGGTGCGCTGCCGGGCGAGCCAGCGGCGCAGGGCGCGGCGGGCCTGGGTGCTGCGGGCGCGGGCCATGGTGCGGCGGCCGTCGCGGGTGCGGATCCACTGCGGCAGCAGCGGCCGGTCCCCGGCCAGGTCGGCCCGCTCGCTGGCCGCCACCATGGGCGGCTGCAGCTCCGGGGCGGTGTCCTGCGGCAGGTAGACCGACTCGTCGGCCGGGTCCGGGGCGGGCGTGGGCTGGGGGATCTTCTTGGAGAGGCGGTCGGGGAACGGCAGCACCTCGCCG
The Kitasatospora paranensis genome window above contains:
- a CDS encoding DUF1684 domain-containing protein, with protein sequence MLEGEAALRPDTDPAPDRATHGDRRLVPIEREGELALRVFDPAAPARAVFAGIDVFPYAPEWAVPAVFTPFADGGRAVTVPNADGRDRPLEVAGQIAFTLAGETHTLTVSGSDGSRLSGVIADLTSGHETYRFRFITLPAPDAEGRTVLDLNRAYLPPCAFADHFVCPFPPPGNRLPLSVEAGERHVVTG
- a CDS encoding MFS transporter, whose product is MGPLRDHPDYRRVWFGQTVSSVGQQMTAVAVAVQVYALTHSPFATGLVGLFSLVPLMAFGLWGGAIADTVDRRRLGLIGSAGLAAVSVVLAGQALLGLHAVALLYAAVAVQAGFFALSSPARSSMVPRLVPREQLAAANALNTVSMNLGMTVGPMLGGLLIGAYGAQAAYLVDAVAFSATLYAMWRLPSMRPLGDRTGRASVLDGLRFLRSQPNLRTSFLADLAAMIFGLPRALFPAIAFGFYGGGAGTVGLLVAAPAVGALGGALFSGWIGRVHRHGAAVLASVTGWGLAIAAFGLVHNLWLGLLFLAAAGCADTVSMIFRNTMMQVAAPDEMRGRLQGIFIVVVAGGPRLGDFESGTVAALTSPAVSVVTGGIACVAAVLLLAARRPAFLRYDARHPTP
- a CDS encoding tyrosine-type recombinase/integrase, producing MSRRANGEGTITRRKDGRYAAAAYVYKPDGTRARKWVYGKTRAEVASKLTEMQEKTRQGIPAITSSMPLDKYLDYWLRTVAPERYKPSTMSSYEPITRVYIVPALGRKPLNRLTPTDVRRFLADFRAGCLCCLRRVDHNRAADKRECCAVGKCCQRRPSARTVQYAHAVLRSSLQSAVREELLARNVARLVERPSVPHKEVQPLNAAEVRLLLRAARGHRLYPLWLLLVSTGLRRGEVLALTWSDIDLNARQFRVRRNLQRVTGSLVFGTPKTARSLRTIALPASCVAQLRQRREEQLQERAEAGMEWQPLDIQPEGLVFTTLTGTALDPRNLNRSLAALCAAANVRRIRVHDLRHTCASLMLAEGVAVRTIMETLGHSTITMTLDTYAHVMQTTLREAADRMDDALGIVGEASTDDPEDGEDPAAGVPARR
- a CDS encoding helix-turn-helix domain-containing protein — encoded protein: MSTAMPAALTVPEVMATLRLSRSKVYDLIRSRALPSFTIGRCRRFDAADVATFMRNRVEENY
- a CDS encoding AAA family ATPase; its protein translation is MTRPAGPDDPRPTPHLRVVHDDPQDAPWPDETDPDPASWAEPGPEPPQAAPAVPQGPARPRAVWNAADLMATDFPEPRWAVPGFFAEGVSLLAGPPKVGKSWLSLGLGLDVAAGRPAFGTVPVEAGPVLYLALEDTPRRLKTRMGKLLAGRPAPRDLTIVTEFPPLPQGGADALDRWLTQNPDARLVVIDVFAKVRGSSAPGVAAYDADYAAIGHVKQVADRHSVATILVHHVRKMGSDDFLAEVSGTNGLAGAADATLVLKRSRGKADGVLHITGRDVDENEHALAFQPESGNWLLLDGPATDHTIGDTRATILAHVRTHPGTRPKDIATATGLDYANTRQTCTRMAKDGQLHTDASGAYVVPEQV
- a CDS encoding bifunctional DNA primase/polymerase, with amino-acid sequence MPAPDWHHALAAAQFAAARGLWSFPLARSKRPAIPSPHPRDPHCRGACGLLGHGVHDATTDPERLRELFEAAPWATAYGIACGRPPHHLIGLDLDVKHGDDGPANLQALATRHGFDIPPTATVATPSGGLHLWLTASPDTQVTNSAGTVAPGIDVRGTAGYLVGPGSRTEHGVYAFASGADPNTLAPAPENLLALLTPPPAPPVHAPDPEALRAGIRVQTAYVQAVLTGESAKVRAQRQPGRKNRLFASAARLGQLITAGTVPEQLAHDELLTAGLACGLTEAVCERTIRRGFDRGTGHAPRAA
- a CDS encoding single-stranded DNA-binding protein, producing MFLRATAWREIAEHTADTLTKGMRVVATGRLVQHNWQTPEGENRSMLGLDLDDIGPSLRFATAKVTKTQRTGQPNTAEATDPWTTAGPAPAAAAPAGAGFTADPPF
- a CDS encoding DUF6197 family protein → MPANRLAALLTMPDLAFIADGGALVREIEAYLATQPHTTRVPVPETCAYGQAPVTWDLGLTRPQPTALDRLRRRPPAPTPIDTATHLRLLSRYLTVHGWCQGRLWDEQGRRCLLGAQLAVLAAGYGTEATAMRARRFLMEQFTAQDPTVRSVDRWNDAEGRTPAQVHRALDIAAARAHG